CCCTGGAAAAAAGTTTCTGAAACgacaaaacttaaaaaattacctgaaaatgtcaaagagGTGGAATTCAAAAGGCACACATTCAGATTGATGGTGTCAAAGTATTTAGTTGtggttttctcaatttcacaaGTACGTATTCAGTTGCTTATATAATTCTAATTATTACAGCCTTTCTTTGCTACCagataatcaaataaaacaattaaagtttCCACTAAAAGGCTCAGATAAAAGAAACAAGCTTGTAGTACATGAATACATCCCTGAGCTgatctcccctttttttttcctgcagttaTGCGGCCTAGCGTTGATCGTCGTGGGAATCCTGGTTCAGATTAATTTGCACAAGACCTTCATGATCCGTGATCCGTCAGCCTCCGGAGCTCCCATCGTCCTCATCGGAATCGGTGTGGTGATTTTCTTCATCGCCTTCTTTGGCTGCTGTGGTGCCTGGAAAGAGAACTACTGCATGGTCACCACGGTAATTCATATAGTTTGGTTTCTGTTAAatcacaaaacaataaaaagatttcatttgttttgctgtgttgaATGTTCATGGACCAGATTAATGAATAATGTGTGTGCAAAAcctgtataatgtgtttaagtTGATGTAATTCACTGAaaaatctttaattttttttaattttttccccccagtttGCCATCCTTATCTCTCTTATCATCATTGTTGAGATTGCTGCAGCAATTGCCGGATACATCTTCAGGAACAAAGTGAGTCactgttttgtgtgttaaaggatgagtaaaacaacagtcaggagcccaaatgaagactgaaacaggttttacttgctgtaatcattcctcctgttcatactgaccattagaagatctcttcataatgcacttacaatggaagtgacaacggacaaaatccacaggcattaatttgagcaaaaatgtatttaaaagtttatctgaaacttatgaggcttcagcagtctgagttagtctaataaagtggatatcttccacagttgcagtctttttttagtaaaaaaaaaaatccctcttagTGTtttgacagacagtgttttcctgtccagctgcagttggaggatcataacaaaaataaGGAAtgtggcactaaaaagactgtaacgtctagatatctacttgatttgactcatttggatggctggagcttcatattagcttcagataaacttttaaatacatttttgaacagaaggcggactgtggattttgtcccccatcacttacattttaattacatatGAAGGGCTCTTCTAATGGCGGGTACGGAGGATTACACCAAATAAAACGtatcaatattcatttgggcaTCCGACTTAATTGTTTCAGGTCAGACTTGAATaactgtgaacccatcctttttAAGTAACACCCTGCAGAACGAGTGTCTTAACTTCCATGTTGTGTTTCCCATCCCATGTAGATCTCAAATGTCGTCCAGGATAGTCTCACCGAAATGATCACCAACTACAACAACAGCACAGAGGATTTCAAAAAGGCTGTGGATAATCTGCAGGAGGATGTGAGTTCAGTGTAGACTTACTGTTTACTTAGTCTGACTACACCTTCACATAACAGTGCTGCATCCTGTTGGTCGCTGCTGCATGACATTACATTGTTTCACTTCGCACCTTCTTGACACGTTCTGTCCTCTTACTATATGTTGATCATGTGATTACTGCCAAGCCTTACAGCTGGCACTTCcttatgaaatgttttgactCATGCTCTTTTTCCAGTTGAAATGCTGTGGCGTGAACAGCTCCGCCGACTGGAAAAACTACAGACCTAATGGGAACTCAGTGCCTGACTCGTGCTGTGTGAATGTCACCACCGGCTGTGGAATCGGGACCATGACAGATCCTGCCAAAGTGTACCAGAAGGTAAACCTGCAGTTTGTTGCAAAGTCAAATGAACATGAGATTTACTATATTCATGgtcctggttgatttggtgACACTTACTGGATTACTGGTGATAACAGCGAGTGCGGTCTAACACTTCCTCAGCAGCTACTTAGtgagaaatacaacagaagagcaactgGTGTATCTGATAACACAAAGTCATGTGGTTTTTGCCGTAGAAGTGAGTCAGTAATCTGCCTCTTTTCATCATGCCATGAGAAACCTCGATTCATGCTGGACATGACGAGTAGTTTTCCACACAACAGGTTGCGAcaacttggcagaaatggaatataatattcataagtgtgttttaattagtgtataatcccatgaaaataagaattgtagtgtttttgttaccttagaatgagctctttatatctacatagggagcaggtcttCTTCTgcagagcccgccatgttgcaccgccatctttctacagtagcccagaacggacaaaccaaaccctggctctagagagggccttttgcatttcgTGGCCACCGTACTTCTCCTACACGCTTGCAAGGGGAGGGTgaagggtattcagttggttgcaatctacaacctcactgctagatgccgttaaatccttcacactgcacctttaaatcgATCCTTCCGTCAACCTTGTGATCTTCTGTTTTGTAGATGCACTTTTGCGGAACGATTGTTGTGTAGCACTAACCACagtgacaaatgacaaaaagtgactgtaTATGTGACAAATACATTGTGTCTTCAGTGGCGTTTTCACAATGAAagtttgcatcagcagtaatttAACGCAGCTCTGATGCAGCCGTGGGAGTGTGAGCAGTGAGGCTGATTATTGGAGCGCTGGATTACATCGTTTACTGtctgctgtcaaataaaggaataaaatgtcccaaaacataataaataagtCAAACAAGTGACTGAAGAGGAACCTAGCTGATATATGAGAGTACATAtcttttacataaacacataaaataaacatgaggATCCCTTAAATGTTTCTGTGCTAAATAGATGTGTATatacgcacacatacagtatgtgtgtgatgcGATCACCACACAGGTGCATGTGAATTAGGCCTCTCtgactgtttcccaaagcccaggatgatgtcctcaaatgtcatGATGTTAGATgaatagaagactaaagaaaccagaaaatattctctCTTGAGCAactggaacaagagaatttggacatttttcttaaaaaaatgactcaaaatgattaatcaattaacgaAATGGTTAACAATTAAGTTCCTTTTAATCAACTtatggttgcagctctaaatgtgTTCATGCGTAGCCCATATAtaacataaaactaaaactcAACATTTATTATTACACAAACGGCACTGAGTTGTGTGGTTCCTTGAACTATGAAGAAGTAAAGTCAACTTCAACAAAACACGAGGGTTAAAAAGTCAATGTTTAACCCTGAAACAACGTGTCTCTTAAAGAAGTCAACCAGTGAAACGTGCAGATTAaaacttttctctctgtgttccaGGGTTGTCAAGATGCTGTTGAGGCTTTACTGAAGAAACACATCCAGTGGGTGATAGTTGCAGCTCTCGTTATTGCTTTCCTGCAGGTATGTATCATCAATAAACAAAAGACATGTTGAATTGGCAAAGAATGACTCAGACTTACGACTTCCTTACTCCAGTAACCCTCTAAACACCGAGACTTGTTCTGATGTCTGGTggtttcattgtttttctgcccCGAAAAGCACTTttttgaaaaacttttttttgcatgtaaagaaaaatctaaattttaTTGCAGGCAGGTTGAGAAAAGATAAACAAAGACACATATCTCAGAAACAATAATGCTTATATCCACTGCTTTTCTTCCAGATTATGGGCATCGTGTTCTCCTGCGTGCTGATGAGAGGCATCCGCAGCGGCTACGAAGTCATGTGATTCAGCTTCACACCTGAGTAGGAGTTGTTTGTTCAGGTCAAGTTTGGGAGCTTAATTCGGAAACGTTAAATATTCTTATACTTCAACTATAATGCACAGAACAATATATTTTTCCCTCATTGATTTTTGGATATATTTTCATAGGTGAGCAGTATGTTTCTACtttgatactgtatgtgtgtaggaATACAAAATGATAGACTTAGTAGAGATTAACGTCCACTTTTATCACATATTTTCTTGTTGGTTGTGAGGAGTTCTAACATCTTTTTACTTTGCTGGATCTCTTTTGACGCTGAGTTTTAATGTCTTGCTGGTTCCCAAGTCTCTATTTTTATTAAAGACTCTTTAAATTACATGTGAATTTGCGTGAATTGTTCATAAAAATCAGGGAAAAGAAACGTACCATTAGGTATTTATTTCAGACACAGTCCCATTACAGTGTATATAATATGGCACAGCAACACATTCAAAGCCtgttgagcaaaaaaaaattatatatataaaaaagaaaaatcttaaaCAGAATATAATTTTGCAACTCATATCTCCAACGTTACGTGCCTCTCCTTGTGAAAGGCACAGGAAGCTTATGACATTTCCTATTTTACACTTTACAACACAAATGACAGCGCAAGGGATGCGCAGTTCCTTTCTGTAGCATCGACCTgcagcaggaaaacaaaaagaaaaagcttgAATGAAATTTCGTGCTGCGGTATGGTCTGAACTGGGATAAGTTCATGTCATTTTTAAGCTCCCGAAGCAAGAAAACATCAAGTAAACAATAACGTAAAGTGCCATCACGACTCTCTTCAGACAGCTTGTACCTGCTGTGCTGCACCCCAAACAGGTTTATGAGgataataatcatcatttgCAGAAAGTTCAGCTTCTCACCACACACAAGATTGAATGTCTTTgcaattaaataattttttttcaatctaTTTAGGAtcaatcaacattttttctttcttttaaaaaaaaggtgcttTCACTactgatttgttgttttttttttcaatgacgACCAGCTGTTCAGCATTTTACTAAACTATTTCCTTCCCTCTAGACAGTTGCCACAAAATTCCTCCTTCATACGTTATCTACAATTCTTTCTGCATGATCCGGCATCGTTGATGTTAAAAGAAATAAGTGCAGAATACAAAGTGAGGTTTCAAGTACAAGAAAATACAGTACGTGTTTGATGAGAACAtgttaattaacacattaacacacccATGTAAAAGCtcttttatctgtattttttttttttttttcatgaatggaATGTGTCGGAACAATTGCACCATTCCTCGAGCAAGATATGAACAGACCATGAACTACCGCTGAACTCTGACTAAAGAATATCCTCTTTGTTTCCCTGCTTGTCTTTATTAGCTGTGTAATGTTGTGCTAGCTTAGAAGTAAACAGATGACCAgtctgtgcctttttttttttttttttaaagtggtaaCAAGCTTGAGATACAGCGACAGGCAATAATGAAATTACCTCGACGTCACCACTAAATATTGTCCAGTGCATCACAATTTAAATCCCTCAGGAGGGTTGGAGCTTTATGCTGCTAGATATGAGAACTACACCGAGCAAGTTTTCTAAGTTATAACATCTTCTAACAGTGTTTTATCAACCTGATGTATGAAGCGGAGTTCTATCCATCTAATTAAGACACTGTTCACATTATATTTGCAAATGAAATCTGTTAACTTAGTGTTTAGTCAGTGGTATCAGTCACTTCATATTAGTGAGGATGTTTGCAGCTAACACGAGAGCTTTAATTGGCAaaaggagatttttttgttgttttttttttttttttttaaacaatggatgagatcttttttctttactgcAGACCTGCTTTGAGTTTTAGGTTCTTTTTTAAGTCTAAACCTGAAAATCTTGCCAAGAACagctctaaaatgttttttccttaGCAAAAAAGATGTTGACAACTTATAGGAAGTTGTGCTGCGCAGTGCACGAAACAGAACATAATCGCAAAAGCACATTGCTTCAGGCTTCCTGTCAGTGGCGGTTGGGACCGTTGGGGTAGTTGGCAGAGAGCAATACAATGCTGTGCAGGAGCAGTGACACCTCAGATTCTGCAAAAGAAGGCATGAAGATAGTTTAACACTTAAGCAAATACGTTTTGTCACTTTTATGGTGAGAATCAGAGGAGAAGATCAATACTTCATGTGTGTAGGATGAATATGAAGCAACACCTAGCAGccacttagcttagcataaagactggacaTGGGGAAACAtctagcctagctctgtctgCAATTACCACCTGGGAAAACCAcaaattgtactttttaaactttgtttttggtacaaattaaacagacaagatataacatgttaattagtgagctgtaCAATAGCTGGTAGACTGAATTTGTTACCTTTGGGCAGAGCTGGGTGAGTTGTTTTCCCCTATTTCCAgtctaagctaagctaaccggctgctagCTGTGgattcatatttaacagacataagagtgatattgatcttctcatctaactctcagcaagaaaacaaataaggatattttccaaaatgttgaagtCCTTTAAATATTAGACAAAACAGTCATGTGAGCAGGATATGAAgtcacaaaattacaaaaaatactgtacatcaaaatgaaaatacctTTTAAAGAGGAGGACACCTGAAGCCACTGGGATAACCACTCACGGCACTGGTTAGGGCTAAGACTATCAGAATTGAGACCCCTCAGATAACAAGCCTAGAAAGAggaaaatatgatgcatttgtaaacacagagaaatgtggGTTCATCATAAATCATCACAACATATGAAATCGGGCAGAGCAACTGACATGTTTGAG
This window of the Thunnus albacares chromosome 5, fThuAlb1.1, whole genome shotgun sequence genome carries:
- the cd63 gene encoding CD63 antigen, encoding MGVEGGMKCVKFLLFFFNFIFWLCGLALIVVGILVQINLHKTFMIRDPSASGAPIVLIGIGVVIFFIAFFGCCGAWKENYCMVTTFAILISLIIIVEIAAAIAGYIFRNKISNVVQDSLTEMITNYNNSTEDFKKAVDNLQEDLKCCGVNSSADWKNYRPNGNSVPDSCCVNVTTGCGIGTMTDPAKVYQKGCQDAVEALLKKHIQWVIVAALVIAFLQIMGIVFSCVLMRGIRSGYEVM